A single genomic interval of Spirosoma taeanense harbors:
- a CDS encoding glycoside hydrolase family 2 protein, with amino-acid sequence MLLPGQADPQSLPRAVRRPDGYMLLDGEWLFALDPDDQGLQDSWQLGYQYQRTAQWPGTIEDHMVEAKYAAQPTSTWHDKVVAWYEREFRLPDLSESAVGHSMFQLTFGACGYETRVWLNGMPLQTIEGDEVHYGEYTSFSYELNPEYLRPVNRLTVRIADSMDAEIPRGKQESHVYKRGGIWYQTATGAVRSVWIEAVGRNRLRSRVGIVSIVEDQIVRINLTTRIHDPGDYVIRLTVYGQGAPTDEPMATSDFPIRLEAGQKQQRLVIEVPNAELWSPQSPTLYRLVGQLIDKDGFVTQIESHFGLRKVEARGCCVFLNNKSIYLDGILYQPGTATFEEMKRHFTAMKKLGCNLVRVHIAGIDPRIYNLADEMGLLLWVEVPSPHSSTMRSRENHKAELLRMLTLMETHPSIIIWSLYNEDWGAQDIATNPETRRYITDLYHYMLIHHPQFLVIDNDGWHHISTEGRLKSDLLTAHLYTPDVEHWRYLLDRLVSGDIEGVAAYPLVVGDPFFFRRQVPLVVSEWGGFGFVNYGGPVDSDDRADRIHLFKQELRKRAIAGDVYTQATNIEDERNGLIDFHTGELMVPEGLLKSREGGYF; translated from the coding sequence ATGCTGCTGCCAGGCCAGGCAGACCCCCAATCGCTTCCCCGCGCCGTGCGCCGACCCGACGGCTACATGCTCCTCGACGGCGAATGGTTATTCGCGCTTGACCCCGACGATCAGGGACTGCAGGACAGCTGGCAGCTGGGCTATCAATACCAGCGCACCGCTCAATGGCCCGGCACCATCGAAGACCATATGGTCGAAGCCAAATATGCGGCTCAGCCGACCTCCACCTGGCACGATAAAGTCGTTGCCTGGTACGAGCGGGAGTTCAGGCTGCCCGACTTATCCGAATCGGCGGTTGGTCATTCGATGTTTCAGCTGACATTCGGGGCCTGTGGCTACGAAACCCGCGTCTGGCTGAATGGCATGCCGCTCCAGACAATCGAAGGCGACGAAGTGCATTATGGCGAGTACACGTCATTCTCGTATGAGCTAAACCCCGAATATTTACGTCCTGTCAATCGGTTGACCGTCCGGATTGCTGATTCAATGGATGCCGAAATTCCGCGCGGCAAGCAGGAATCGCACGTGTATAAACGCGGAGGCATCTGGTACCAGACGGCCACCGGCGCCGTGCGCAGCGTCTGGATTGAAGCGGTCGGGCGGAATCGCCTGCGTTCACGCGTGGGGATTGTGAGTATAGTTGAAGATCAGATTGTCAGGATTAACCTGACAACGCGCATTCATGACCCCGGCGATTACGTAATCCGGCTGACAGTTTACGGACAGGGGGCGCCAACGGATGAGCCAATGGCTACATCCGATTTTCCGATTCGGCTGGAGGCCGGCCAAAAACAGCAGCGCCTGGTCATTGAAGTGCCCAATGCGGAATTGTGGTCGCCCCAGTCGCCGACGCTCTACCGGCTGGTAGGTCAGCTCATCGACAAAGACGGCTTCGTTACGCAGATTGAATCGCATTTTGGCTTACGTAAGGTCGAAGCCCGGGGCTGCTGCGTCTTTCTGAACAACAAATCCATTTACCTCGACGGTATTTTGTATCAGCCCGGCACGGCAACGTTTGAGGAAATGAAGCGCCACTTTACGGCCATGAAAAAACTGGGCTGTAATCTCGTACGCGTACATATCGCGGGCATCGACCCCCGGATTTATAACCTCGCCGACGAGATGGGTCTGCTGCTGTGGGTCGAAGTACCCAGCCCGCATAGCTCGACCATGCGCAGTCGCGAGAATCACAAGGCCGAACTGCTTCGCATGCTCACGCTGATGGAGACCCACCCTTCCATTATCATCTGGAGTCTGTATAACGAGGACTGGGGTGCGCAGGACATTGCTACCAATCCCGAAACCCGGCGGTACATTACTGACCTGTACCACTACATGCTTATTCACCACCCGCAGTTTCTGGTGATCGACAACGATGGCTGGCACCATATTTCAACCGAAGGCCGCCTGAAATCAGACTTGCTGACGGCTCACCTCTACACCCCCGACGTTGAACACTGGCGTTACCTGCTCGATCGTCTAGTGTCAGGTGATATTGAGGGCGTTGCTGCCTATCCGCTGGTTGTCGGCGATCCATTCTTCTTCCGCCGACAGGTGCCGCTGGTTGTCAGCGAGTGGGGCGGGTTCGGTTTTGTCAATTACGGTGGTCCGGTTGATAGCGATGATCGCGCCGACCGGATTCACCTGTTCAAGCAGGAATTAAGGAAGCGGGCCATTGCGGGCGACGTTTACACACAGGCAACCAATATCGAAGATGAACGCAACGGCCTGATTGACTTTCATACGGGGGAACTGATGGTTCCGGAAGGACTGCTGAAGTCGCGGGAAGGCGGTTATTTCTGA